In Oscillatoria sp. FACHB-1407, the genomic stretch ATTCCCCGACGTTAGGGCGCAGTCTCACCTCTTTAACCGTAGGTCGGGCACTGTGGCGTTGACGTTTTTTCTGCTGGTATTGATGCTTACCATAGTCCAGGATCTTAGCTACGGGAGCATCTTTGCCCTCGGAGACGACCACAAGGTCGAGTCCGGCATTGGCAGCCAGTTGGAGTGCCTCACGGGTGTCTGTCAAACCATGGTTGTTATTCTCATGATCAATGAGAAGAACTTGAGGGGAGCGGATTTGACGGTTAATCAGTTGTTTTGTAGCGATAATAGTTGCCTCTTTAGAAATGAAGTGATGAATCAAACCGATACTACCAGCGTAGCGCAGTAATCCAGTTATGGGACATTCTCTTATTGATGGGAGTTCAGCCAGGAGCAAAGACCACCTGGATGGTTTAGAGCTTAAGATTGATTATTGAATCAGCTCTAATACCTCGCATTTAGCCATGCTGGCTAATTAACCATGCCTCGTAAAATGGCACCCCGCAAATCAGCCTGACTGAGATCAACCTCACTCAAATTTGCATTTGTTAAGTTTGCCATGATCAGTTTAGTGTCAGTCAGATTTGCTCCAGTCAGAATGGCATCTGATAGATTGACTTGACTGAGATCGGCTTTAGCAAGATTTGCCTTAGTCAGGTTTGCGCCACTGAAATTTGCACCACTCAGGTTCAGATTTCTCAGGTTAACCGCCATCAAGTTCAGGTTTCTAAAGTCCCGCTGCCCTGCTTTATAACGACTGATGAGCTCTGCAATTTTCATAACAGTGTTGGATTGATATGGAACTTGAACGGAACGATGAATACGAACGACGAATGTGATGGTACTTCCCGAAATCACACTCGACCCATCCATTCAAAACTAGTACGCTGCTGTTCGTCTCCGACGCTGTTTTCTTCTGGCGATCGCCTTACGTTTGCGCTTTTCAATCGGGGTTTCAAAATGACGGTTTTTTCTCATATCTGGAAAAATCCCAGCTTGAGACACTTTTCGCTTAAAGCGACGAAGCCCTGACTCAATCCCTTCATCTTCACCAAGAACTACTTGAGTCATCTTAATTTCCCCCTCCAATGGGTTAAACGATCACTGGATCGGGTCAAACAATCCAGATGGAACCTATCAAAAAGGGTAGACTTACTGCCTACCCTTTAAGATTGCAGATTTTAGACGTTAACTTTCAAACGCTAGTTGCAGGGATTAATAACGACGGGAAGAATTGTTCTTCCGATTGTTATTACCCCAAGAGTTTGAAGAGCCTCTTTCCTCACGAGGTTTGGCTTTGTTAACCTTTAGATCGCGCCCCATCCATTCCGCACCATCTAAGGCTTCAATGGCAGCAGTTTCTTCTGCTTCTGTACCCATTTCTACAAACCCAAAGCCGCGCATACGACCTGTTTCACGATCAGCAGGCAATTGAATGCGCTTGACCGTACCATATTCTGCAAAGACCTGATTTAGGTCGCTCTCTGTAACTTCGTAGGATAAGTTACCGACGTAAATTGACATAGTCGAAGTATCTCCGAATCAACATGTGTGGAGAGTTAAGTTCGGAGAAACGCCAAGAAGACGAATTAAACAACCGAAAATAATTTCCAAGATGCCCCCAGCTTAACATGGATTTTCGCAATTGAAAGTTTATGTAACTTAATGTGATGCTTACAAAAAGAGCGAAATATAGATCCGATATTGACTCAATCTCGCACTCGCTTGAAAGCCGATTACTTAAGGCTTGGAGCGGCGTTTAGGGGTCAAAGACGCTTTGGAAGACGTTCGACGTTTAGAGGCAGGTTTACGGGTTGGGCGCAGAGGCGGTGGTTGCAGGGCTTTCCAACCTTTTGTTTTGAAGCGTTTGTAGGTGGAAAGTGCCCCATCAGCAATATAGTGGCTCAAAGCACCTAACTCTAGCCCCAGCACCAGCATCAGCCATTCTACTCGGCGTTGTTGCAGCGATCGCCCCAAAAATCCAGCAATGTCTCCCCAGGTCCAACCCAATTGCCATAGTTCATTCATTAACGCCAGCGTGATGAAGCTAACCAGTCCAACCCAAGTGAGTAAGTAAACAATTCGCAGGGCTGTCCCCGTGACGGGAGAGTGTGATAGGGGCGATCGATGTTTGATGCTGCCCCGATAGGGAATCCAGATCCAGCGGAACCAACCCCATCGCTTAAATTGAACGGAATGGATGTCAAGATCGGGACCAAACATCAATCCGCCAAACAAATAACCGCTACAGATGATGAGCGTTAGCGTACTGCTCTGAGTCGCGATCAGGGTTAACCCACCGACTAGAGGCAATGTCCACAGGGTAATGCGATCGTGAGTTCGGCCAGAGGGCATGGTTCAAGACGCTAGATCATCAGTACTCTATTGAAAAGCATCCTAATACCAATTGGCGGAATTGGGGATATGCCGATCCAGCATTACCAGGCAAAAAAACTTTTTTTGAAATTAGGTGACCAGAAATCCAAAAATGTCTGCTACAATGTTTAACCGTGCCGATAAACGGTACTTCCCCCCTCCGGGCGGTTAGCTCAGTTGGTAGAGCGCCTGCCTTACAAGCAGGATGTCACTGGTTCGAGTCCAGTACTGCCCATTCCAAGAAAAACAAAGCTGTAATTTTCAAAAGCTACTACTGCTATACGGGCAGTTCGCGAAATACCTCTGCGAAGCGAAACACCCCTGCAAAGTTCATATATTTGACATCAGTTTAATTAAGATCCTGGCGAATGAATTCGCAGCTACCGGAACCAAGTCTGCCTTCGCAGACTACGGGAGATCAAGGGGTAGACAAACTGACGCACAATTCGATGTACTTAGTATAACTTGTCGTAAATAAGGGTGGGAATTTGGGGTGCAGGGGTGGAACCTCTGTCTAGGGGCACAGCCCTCATACCCCCTGGTTTTATTTCCAAACCCTATCTGTGAATAACAGTAATTAGATGCACTTTATACATAGAGTTTGGTTTGTATCTTTAGGAAGATGTTTTAACTAAAGACGCTCTACCACAATACGGAAGAGTTATTAAACCAGGTAAAATGTCGCACGTACTGTTAGTAGATGACGAAGTCGCTTTGCGAGAGAGCCTAACCTATACACTTCAAAAGGAAGGGTTCACCGTGACAACAGCGCACGACGGGCAGAGTGCTATTAAACAGTTTCACAAACAGGTTCCTGATATCATTCTGCTTGATATTATGTTGCCTGAAATTGACGGAATGGAGATTTGCTGGCGCATTCGAGCCTTCTCAAACGTACCAATTGTGATGTTAACTGCCAAAGATCAAGACATTGATAAAGTGCGTGGGTTAGAGGCAGGGGCAGATGATTATGTTACAAAACCCTTTAATACTCGCGAGTTGATGGCACGAATTAAAGCGGTGCTGCGTCGTCACAACGATAGTAAGGCTGGGAATGGGAAAGCTTCCTCAAATTAAGTGGAACTCCTTTCACACGAAATTATTAGCGACCTACTTGCTGTTAGCTGCTTTAGGCACTTCTCTGCTAGCAGGCTATATTCTGTGGTTCTTCTACAACTATTTCATTGAGGCACGGCAAACCGATCTCAATAACTGGACTGCTGCCCTGAGTGAAAGCGCGGCAGACGCATTAGAAGAAGGCAATTTCGAGCGAGTCGATGTGCTGGTTAAGCGATATGGCAGCCCTGAAAATATTACGCTGCGAGTGTTTGATCCACAAGGACGCTTGATTGCCACCTCTAGTCCCCAAATCGATCGCCTTGTCAATAACTGGTATGAAGTGCCAGGAATGCGAGAAGCACTGCTAGGGGAGTCGGCGCAAGGAGTGACGAAGGGCGTGCTCTCCAATGAGGATCGGGTTTACATTGCTCGACCCATCGTTCGAGATGATCAAATGTTAGGGGTGTTGCGAATGTCCATCACCCTGTCTCAGTTTCAACGGCAGTTTGCGCGGGTCATTTGGACAACGTTGGGCTCACTGTTGCTAGTGATTCTATTGTGTGCACTGTTGAGCGATCGCCTTGCCCGTAGTTTGTCTCAGCCCATTGAGATCATGCGAAACTTTGCCACTCGGTTAGGGAGCGGTCACTTTGGCGATGAACTTGCGATTCGTCAGAGCAACGAGCTAGACGAACTTGCGATCGAGTTAAACCGTATGAGTGCTCGCTTAGCCTCGCTTGACCAGGAACGGCGCACCTTTTTAGCGAATGTCTCTCACGAATTACGCACCCCTATTAGCAATGTTCAGGTGACAGTAGAGGCACTCAAAAATGGAGCAGTTGAAGAGCCAAGTCTGCGCGATCGCTTTTTGCAGACGGTTGAAGATGAGATGAAACGTTTTACCCGCTTGATTCATGACCTGATGGATTTAGGACGCTTAGAAGCAGGAGTGATTCAACTCGAACGTCAGCATATCCCCCTGAGTCAATTGATTAATCGAGCCGTCAAATCCATGGAACCTCGAATGCAAAGTCTGGGCATTTCCACTCAAGTAGAGGTTGCTAATCTGTGGCTTGACGGTGATCCAGAACGCCTGTTACAGGCATTTCTAAATCTCTTAGATAATGCCATTAAGCACTCTGATAAAGGATCACGAATTCACATTAAAGGCTATAGAGAAAACAAGTTTGCGTTGATTCAAATTCAAGATCAGGGTTTGGGAATTCGAGCAACCGATCTGCCTCATATTTTTGAGCAGTTCTACACGACGGATCCATCTCGGCAGGGCAAAGGGCATGGTCTGGGTCTGGCAATTACCAAGCGAATTGTCGAGTCCCACCAGGGCAGCATTACGGTTCAAAGTACCTATGGACATGGGGCGACATTTACGATTCGGTTGCCTCTTAAACCTGCGGCTTGAACGACTAGAATATTTTGGGGATTTGCAGTTTAATAACGCCAGTCGTTTTCCCAAAAAAGTGGATAGATCGCGTCCATGTCTAATATGCTTTGGCTTGTCCTGCTGTATGCCGTTATTCCCACGCTGGTGACAAGTGGTGTTGTCAGCTTAATCGCTGGAGGGTTGGATGCCCTGTTTACTCAGTCAGGTGAGCAGTTTTTATTAACTGCCATTCCAGTCTTGATCGGCGCATTATCAGGAGGGGCGATCGCCAGTGCTGCCTGGTATGCCTTCATCGGCATCAACATCTATGTGCTAAACAACCTGGCTTATCGGGGTCAAGGTCTGGGCTATGCGCTACTCTTTGTTCCTGTTCTGGCTGTTGTAGGGTCAGTGGTAGGTGGCTTGACTGTGCTGTTCCTCAAAAAATCCCGTCGATAAGACCCTACCTGTGGTTTCTCCGATGCTTCGCCGCATCGAATGTGGCTACGGCTATAAATCGCAAACAGCAGGGCAGGTTGAGCAAATCACATACACCCTGTAATGGATGTAGCGGCGAAACCCGCCCCTCCCAATATCGAACTTATTTAACCTGAGTTCGGGATAAGGATCTTGGCGGTTAAAACCGCCGCTACAAGGGCAAAACCGACCTGCATCGGTTCGGCAACCCTTGATTTTCTGTAGTGATTTTCTGTAGTCCGCGCAGGTGGGCTTCGCTCCCATAGCCGCGAATTGATTCGCCAGGTGTTTAACCTGAATTGACGTTATTTAATTTCCATTCCTTAGTACAACTCGTCGTAAATAGGGGTGGGAATTTGGGGTGCAGGGGTGGAACCCCTGGCTGGGGACGCAGCCCCATACCCCCTTGTTTTATTTCTGAACCCTATCCGTGAATAGCAGTACTTAGGATCGCGAATTTATTAAGGTGTAATTTCTGGCAAGGGGCGTGGCATTCGGTCAAAAGCCCTTGCCATTGTTTCAGAGCCCTCTGCCGAATGCCGCACCCGTACAGGGGGTTGCCGTTTTTCAGGTTATTTAATTCACGATCGCTTATCTCAGATTTTAGGATTAAAAACTCATCAAACAACATACATTCACGACTTTTGGGCAGACATCTAATTTGCACTGTAACAAGTCGCCGTATTCGTGAAATTATCCACGAGATATAAATTTGGCTATACCTCTATGCATCTGTAAGGGCGGTTCGCGAACCGCCCCTACCGCATCTGTCGTTCCCTTCGGGAATTGAGATAATACTCACTCCTCAAGGTAGATGGCAAGTGTTAATTAACCTTTGAGGATAGACAATTGATGATTTTATGAAAGCCTGTGATTACGCTGGAAAACACTGACCTGCAATTGACCATTCGACCCGATCTAGGTGGACGCATCGATCAGTTAGTCGATCGCCAAACGAATCGTTCGTGGCTCTGGCATCCGCCCACCTATAATGCTGCACAGCGTCGAGAACTTCCAGTCGGTGCCTCCTTTGATGAGCATTGGAGTGGCGGTTGGGATGAGATGTTTCCCAATGATGGGGCAGGGCAGTTTCAGGGGCGCGATCTGGTCGATCATGGGGAGTTGTGGTCGCAAGCATGGGATGTAATTGAATCGTCCCCGTTGCATGTGAAGTTAGCCTATTCCTGTCAAACAGTACCAATACGGGTCGAAAAAACAATTCAACTGGATGATACTCAGCCCAAAGCCACGATTACCTATCAGTTTGAAAATACTTCGGCTGATACAATTCCCTTTCTGCTGAAACAACATTGTGCGATCGCCATTGAAGCGGGAGATGAAATTTTGCTGCCCGATTGTGTAGTGGAGCCTGCTTTTTTAGATTTCAGTAAGATCATCGGTCGTCAAGCCAAAACTCTTTTCCCGAAGGCGTTTGCTGCTGATGGTAGCGAGGTGGATTTGCGGGTTATTCCACCGGAATCTTCTAAGTTGCAAGAGTTTTATTACACGTCAGATTTAGCGGTTGGGCAATGTGGTATTCGCAATGCGCGATCGCAGTCCACATTGTTGATGCAGTTTGATCTGGCTGATTTTCCCTATGTGTGGGTATTTCAGAGCTATGGCGGTTGGCGCGACTTTTATGTGTTGGTGATGGAGCCTTGCACCACAATTCCTTTTGATCTGGCAGAAGCCCATGAGAAGGGTACAACGGCAGTGCTCAAACCGAAGGAGATTCAAACGCGATCGCTGACAGTATCAATTCGCTAATAAGTGCGAATTTCAATAGAGACATTTCGTGGAATGCCTGTACAACAGCGTTTAAGAGAAGGTGTTTCGGTTAGCCCAAAGACGCACTTTGTATCGGCTCCAAGTCTGGGTGCGTCTGATGTCCTAAGAAATGGGAATTAAATAAGTTCGATATTGGGTAGGGGCGGGTTTTGCCGTCAAATCCATTGCAGCGTGCAGATGGATCTGCTAAACCCGCCCGTACAGTTTGCGGATTTATTAAATCTAAGATCCTAAGCCTTCTGACCAAAGCGATTCATACACAGTAGATAAGGAGGCGGAGGGAGATCGGTTCAGGCAATCATCTGTTGCAAAGGCTGTTTCAATTGGTATTACCAAGGAGTAAACATGTCTTAAATATTTAAAGATTCTATGAAGTTGCAGTGAATCTACTTAAAGTTTATCTGAGCCAAAAGTAGACTAAGCAGTATTCTTATTTCCTTTAAATACGAAAAAATGAGAACTCTATACTCTGCTGCTATTGGTGCTTTGGCTTTTCTCGCTGTTTTTGAGACTGTTTTACCTGCTCATGCTGCTCAACTCTCCGCCACTGTAACGACTGATAATCACTATGGGCTTTACTCTGGGCAAGCGGACGGTTCTGGTTTGTCTTTTGTAGGGCGAAATGAGGAGGGTAATGGTCACATTCCCGATCTCCTCCCACCAACTCCGAGTGAAGCCTGTAGTGGAACATTTAACTGGCAATGTCCTGAAAGTTGGGCATTTGAGGTTAATTCAGAGGATCATGTGTACGTCGTCGCTTGGGATACTGGTCTTCAACAGAGTTGGATTGGCGAGTTTCAGCTTCCGGATAGCAGTTTGCTCTTGTCTAACACCTCCGATTGGGAATATGCGATCGCCAGTGGCTCTAACCCTTTAGATGGGGCGATTCCCTCACTTTTAGATATTGCAACCGAGATTGCCAATGCAACTTGGAGTACTCCACAAGCCTCTGCACCTCAAGGTACTTCCCCTTGGGGGACAATTCCTGGTATTTCTGCATCAGCGCAATTTGTTTGGCATGACACCCTTGATAGTACGTCCACCAGTGATGCGAATTATGTAATCTTTAGAAGTAAAGCTCCCGTTTTCTCTGCTCCCACTCCTCCTCCTGTTGGCGTTCTTGAACCTGCCACTACTGTAGGTTTAGGTTTATTAGGAATGGCTTGCTTATTCACTAAGCGAAAAGGTTCTCCTAACTCCTAAAAGTCAGGAGGATTGGTTAGAGCATCTTGGCAGTGTTTCAGAAACAGTTGAGCGGCTTTGTCGTGGGGGGCGATCGCTAACAGCATCAATTTAACGATGATAGAAACGGGGTGATGATGGGGGCGATCGCCTGAATCGTCTCTTGATCACTCACTGTAAACCCTGCCAGATCAACTCGTTCAGCTAACAGACTGTCTAAATGTGCGCTGGGTTTGAGTTTGTTAATTGCATTCACAACGGCAATTACATCGCCATTTTGATTTACCAGTGGCACAATTAGTAGCGTATACGT encodes the following:
- the infC gene encoding translation initiation factor IF-3; this translates as MIHHFISKEATIIATKQLINRQIRSPQVLLIDHENNNHGLTDTREALQLAANAGLDLVVVSEGKDAPVAKILDYGKHQYQQKKRQRHSARPTVKEVRLRPNVGESDYKLRIDWATEWLGKGDSVKFQIRLRGREHQNRDRAAELLDRIVIDLGQAGKVQSLDRRALIVQLTPA
- a CDS encoding pentapeptide repeat-containing protein, whose amino-acid sequence is MKIAELISRYKAGQRDFRNLNLMAVNLRNLNLSGANFSGANLTKANLAKADLSQVNLSDAILTGANLTDTKLIMANLTNANLSEVDLSQADLRGAILRGMVN
- the rpsU gene encoding 30S ribosomal protein S21, with protein sequence MTQVVLGEDEGIESGLRRFKRKVSQAGIFPDMRKNRHFETPIEKRKRKAIARRKQRRRRTAAY
- a CDS encoding RNA recognition motif domain-containing protein, translating into MSIYVGNLSYEVTESDLNQVFAEYGTVKRIQLPADRETGRMRGFGFVEMGTEAEETAAIEALDGAEWMGRDLKVNKAKPREERGSSNSWGNNNRKNNSSRRY
- a CDS encoding metal-binding protein gives rise to the protein MPSGRTHDRITLWTLPLVGGLTLIATQSSTLTLIICSGYLFGGLMFGPDLDIHSVQFKRWGWFRWIWIPYRGSIKHRSPLSHSPVTGTALRIVYLLTWVGLVSFITLALMNELWQLGWTWGDIAGFLGRSLQQRRVEWLMLVLGLELGALSHYIADGALSTYKRFKTKGWKALQPPPLRPTRKPASKRRTSSKASLTPKRRSKP
- a CDS encoding response regulator transcription factor, translating into MSHVLLVDDEVALRESLTYTLQKEGFTVTTAHDGQSAIKQFHKQVPDIILLDIMLPEIDGMEICWRIRAFSNVPIVMLTAKDQDIDKVRGLEAGADDYVTKPFNTRELMARIKAVLRRHNDSKAGNGKASSN
- a CDS encoding sensor histidine kinase encodes the protein MGKLPQIKWNSFHTKLLATYLLLAALGTSLLAGYILWFFYNYFIEARQTDLNNWTAALSESAADALEEGNFERVDVLVKRYGSPENITLRVFDPQGRLIATSSPQIDRLVNNWYEVPGMREALLGESAQGVTKGVLSNEDRVYIARPIVRDDQMLGVLRMSITLSQFQRQFARVIWTTLGSLLLVILLCALLSDRLARSLSQPIEIMRNFATRLGSGHFGDELAIRQSNELDELAIELNRMSARLASLDQERRTFLANVSHELRTPISNVQVTVEALKNGAVEEPSLRDRFLQTVEDEMKRFTRLIHDLMDLGRLEAGVIQLERQHIPLSQLINRAVKSMEPRMQSLGISTQVEVANLWLDGDPERLLQAFLNLLDNAIKHSDKGSRIHIKGYRENKFALIQIQDQGLGIRATDLPHIFEQFYTTDPSRQGKGHGLGLAITKRIVESHQGSITVQSTYGHGATFTIRLPLKPAA
- a CDS encoding PEP-CTERM sorting domain-containing protein (PEP-CTERM proteins occur, often in large numbers, in the proteomes of bacteria that also encode an exosortase, a predicted intramembrane cysteine proteinase. The presence of a PEP-CTERM domain at a protein's C-terminus predicts cleavage within the sorting domain, followed by covalent anchoring to some some component of the (usually Gram-negative) cell surface. Many PEP-CTERM proteins exhibit an unusual sequence composition that includes large numbers of potential glycosylation sites. Expression of one such protein has been shown restore the ability of a bacterium to form floc, a type of biofilm.); translated protein: MRTLYSAAIGALAFLAVFETVLPAHAAQLSATVTTDNHYGLYSGQADGSGLSFVGRNEEGNGHIPDLLPPTPSEACSGTFNWQCPESWAFEVNSEDHVYVVAWDTGLQQSWIGEFQLPDSSLLLSNTSDWEYAIASGSNPLDGAIPSLLDIATEIANATWSTPQASAPQGTSPWGTIPGISASAQFVWHDTLDSTSTSDANYVIFRSKAPVFSAPTPPPVGVLEPATTVGLGLLGMACLFTKRKGSPNS